The Solanum dulcamara chromosome 2, daSolDulc1.2, whole genome shotgun sequence region TAAGGAATTGCTTAATGGACAGAGAGTTGTTGTCGTTAGGTGTGAAGAGATTTGTCTTTCTGGTGGACTTGTTCGTCAGAAAATGAAGTATCTTAGGTTCCTTCGTAAGAGGATGAATACTAAGCCTTCTCATGGACCTATTCACTTCCGTGCTCCTTCTAAGATCCTCTGGAGGACTATCCGTGGGTTAGTTAGTTAACACTTTTGAGTTTCAATTGATGATTTTGCTTGAAAAAGTGCTTGTTTTTGCTGAAAGTAGATTTATTTTGTGATTTGTAGATTTTGTAATAACTGTCTATAGATATCTGTCGATTCGATGGGTGTTGTACCTGTGTAATACTATACATACGGGGAATGTGAGCTGAGAGTCAATCGGAAACAGTCACTCTACCTCCCATGGTATAGGTAGGAGTAAGGAGTTATGCTGTGGTTTGTAGTTAGTCTGGTAACAATTTCTGTTAGTAGCATCCTAGACAGAATGTTCGAATACACGGCTTTGTTTTCGGTGGAGCCATGAAGTGCTCAGGCTTGGAAACtgaataaatgatattttaaaagtaaaagATTGAATTTACTGGTAGTAGGAGATTCATTCGAATACTTGAGTTTCAATTAGTGATTTtggttgaagaagtgcttgctTTGCTGAAGTTAGATTGAGCAGCAACTGTTTATAGGTATTTGTTATTTGTAGATTTGATGGATGTAGTACCTGTGTTATTCTATAGgactgatatatatatacatattgtgtatatatactTCATGAAATAACAAATTTAAGAAACATGTTCAGTTAGTCTGATAACAATATTCTATACCAGCATCCTTGATCGAATGTTCGAATATACATCTTTGTTTTCGGGTGGAGGAATGAAGTGCTGAAGCTTGGAAACACAATAAATGATAGTGTAAACAGCTCTATATACTGGTTGTTGGGTATTCATTTCAGAGTTTAATAATGGTTTTTTTCCTTGGGtatgcttttctttttttcctgaAGGCAGATTGTAGCTGGTGTCTGTAAGGGAAAAATGTACTAGTATCTGATATTAAATTGCAAATTCTTCTTACTTGTAATGTATAGTATGTTTTGGTATGGTGTCCACTTTAATGCCATTTTATTGAGTTTGTTGGAACCTAGTCATTTGCAAGGAAGAATTTTCAAGACTTTGCAAAAGTAGACCTTTTTATCTAAGCATGCATGTCAATGAAGGATGCATTGATGGTTTAAGTTCTTAAGTCTAACCTATCATGGTTGATTTATTGGATGGTTATGTCAAATTTTCCTCTCTGGTGTGTCTAATCagatctaattattttttcttaggATGATTCCCCACAAAACTAAGCGTGGAGCAGCTGCTCTTGCCCGCTTGAAGGTTTATGAGGGTGTTCCACCTCCATATGACAAAATCAAAAGGATGGTCATCCCTGATGCTCTCAAGTGAGATTGCAAGGCTGTTCAGGTGCTTACTTTATTTTAGTATCAATGTTGTTAACACTGATGTGTTTGCCTTTTTTCGTATTTAGGGTATTGAGACTCCAAGCAGGACATAAATACTGTCTCTTGGGTAAGCTTTCATCAGAGGTTGGATGGAACCATTATGACACTATCAAGGTGAATTTCTTGCTTTATCCTTTCTATTTGACCAccaatcttgattttttttattagtgaGAGTATCCAAGCTTGTCTTGCACACACACTGTTGTGCCTCATTTGACTCTTCTGTCTCCATGTTGTCGTGAATTTAGATGGTTGTAGGTTTCACTTTGCCGATTTCACTGTGTCCTGCTTACGTTAGTTACATTgctaattgaattttttttttttggttttctgtGTTTCTGTGGTATTTGGATAGTTGCTTACTTCTCTCTTGAAACATGATTATTACAGGAGCTTGAGaacaagagaaaggagagagcCCAGGTAGCATACGAGAGGAGAAAGCAGTTGGCCAAACTCAGGGTTAAGGCCGAGAAGGCTGCTGAGGAGAAGCTTGGTCCTCAACTTGCTGTTATTGAACCTTACAAGTATTAGAGTGTAAAACGTAGTTTATCTAAGGTGAAATTTTGCTGAAGATTGAGATTTCGACTTAATATGTCTTTTAAAGATGCTACCTGTACTGCATGGTTCAGTTTTTGCTTCTAGTAATATTTGAGCAGACTACATTGTTTAACTATCTTTTCgaagttatttattttatggttTTATTGAGATAGCTTTGTCTCTACTCCTTGCTAGTTTGCATTCTTATCTGGGCTTAGCAATAAACTTAAGTTTGTTATACTACTGTTTAGCTGCGAATCATCGAGGAACGACTAGTGTTTCTCCATAGTCTTCAGTGAAACTTAATATAACATGGTATGAGATTTGGTAATAATTTGTTTGAGTTGACATTTATTGCATCTGAAGATATACACCGTGTTGTATTTCTCTGTTAGCTGGGTGAGATTGTCTTCATCCTAAATGTTGTGTAAAATTGCACGCTACACTAATTTTTTGTATCTAAAATTTCATGCCAGCATTATCTTATATCATTAATTTGATTACTACTGTCGTTACTTAGGTTACACTAGTTTTGTTGCTACGTGTTTCGAAGAACGATTTTTCTTCATCCGAGGGTCTATTGAAAATAAACTCTTTATCCTCTCACAACGGCATCCCACTCCAGACTCCATGATGTTTGTATTTTGTGCTTTCTATTTTGTATCTTGAATAGTCATAAATAAAGTTCTAAATTTATGAtctaaaataagttataaattatCATAAATTATTGAGTATTGAGTAAAAAGGTTGAAcgattttattttaaagattcATCTTGGATTGTTCTAATTGGGAATTGGATTGGCTTTGGTGTAAATATTTGATGCAAATAAGTTTTTACTACAAAGATTAATGAAGGAAACCTTTCTACTAATAAACACATATTGTGTTATTGTCGTAACTCATAATCTTGGTTTCAATTTGTCCAAAATCGTTATTACAAATGAGTCATATCCTAACTTAATTTTATAATTCGTATCAAATTAACACTCAGAAAAATTTAATACTGCATTTTCTATAACAAAAAACAATTTGCAAGGTAATTTGGCGTCATCCCAAAAATCCGGAGCATATAAACTACCCTGTTCTCTTTTATTTGTTCAGtatttctactttttctttatgaaaacaaaataattaaatatttattttactaaattatcaATATTGTGAAACTCTACATTTGATCACTAGTATTCCAATAAATTCGAGCAATAATTATCTACggataaagataaaattttaaaaaataattaattctttcttgatttattaaaatgaacaaatagaggagaaaaaataattttaatatattgaataaataaacaaaagaaaaagtgGATGGATATCACATATTTGAATGGAAAGTGaacaaaaaataaggaaaattgATTTAGAAACCCATAGTGTTATATCATAGTGAATGAAGGTTCATCTCGTgataattttgaattattagGCATCATTGTTCACGTTCATACTTTTAAATAATTGCAGATTCTATGCCTTCAaatttactttcttttatttaaacCACCCACACTTTATACTCCCGCttctttttagttgtcatgttttGCTTTCCGAAAATCAActtgattaatttttaaagataaattagattatattaatttgatattttaaaataaaaattcagatattcaaaaactatataaaaagtactataaattgtaattttttttccagatatccactttccaatttctccctaggaaaataatttttttcccaaATTTGTTATTGACCTCACCCATTCACTTTCCATATCTAACTCCaacttaaatttaaaaaatcgaCTAAAGAACAATTAAGGGAAACAAAATCTTCCTCATTTTGTTTTTAGAGAAATTTAAAATACTTCTACTACTTAAGAAAATCATAGTAAACTCTTCAAGTAAATTACTTAGCGAGTGTTTGAACATAAAAAatgtgattttaaaaaaaatagtatttggaaaaagttgaaaaattgTATTTGAATATTGGAGTTATGTTtagatataaatataaattggaGTTGTTTTTGAATGTAAGTGCTTTTGGagtgaaaattatgaaaataataatttttagagttttaaaattttgaaaaattaataacAATTATATGTCTAAACAATTTTATTATTCCGATAGCAAGTGAAAAATTCATGGTCAAACGGGCGCTTTAACATTTTAGAGAAGATTTTGCAAATCATTTGAATGATTTTCCCGTGAATAAATTTCTTTATTAGACTCATACTTTCCATCTTCAATTTACTTCCTGAAAATAAAAACAGAAACATCTCCTTATATAGAATTGAAAAATTCAAGTAGATCATTTTAATTGTTCTTcaccttttttttatattaaaaaaaatattatttttcttgtgaAAATGGTTTCTTTTCAGTGTTATGTTTTCTAcacaattctttttcttttcttcttcaatggATTTTCTGaacaagaaaattcaagaatttatcataggagaaaacaaataataaatttaccAACAGTTTATGTTGATCAATCTGGCCATGGAAATTATTCAACTATTCAATCAGCAATTGAATCTGTTCCTCTATATAACCAAAATTGGATATGTATATACATCAAAGCTGGAGCATATAGGTACTCACCTGTCGTTTTCTTTCGTTTCGATTATCGTACTATTTGTTGTTGCTGttaatattattcttttttctattatatctatataattttgatatgttttattTGAGCCGAAGGTCTATTAAAAAAACAACCTATATATCTAACCTTCACAAAGTATAAGTGTGAGGCTGTGTGTATACATCACAATCTCTAAACCTCACTTGTGAAATTTCACTTATTGTTATAAGAAACAATTTGCTCATTTGATTTTAGTCATGCTAGTATGTTTTTACTATTACTTTATGTCCAATGCttgttaatttctttttttagtcTCGTTAGATATTTATATGTcgatagaatatatatatataacttctagtattggaaaaaaatatgttttaataatattaaattgaGACGGACTTAAAGGCAGCTATATATATGCACAATGCAAGAATTATATCGTCGATCTCAACGTGTTTGAAGCGAGAGATAGTAGTTATTGTTATTAGTGacgaaaataaaatttaaactaaAGAGGttcaatatttataatacattacaCGTAGAGTGTGATTTTTTTGACAACCCATGGTTGTTGTTATATATTATTTCTATATCATTAGAAAAATGTAATAAAAGTTTTATATTGAGACTCACTTAAATATGgatcaaaattaataatatatgtaaGATTTTTATAATCGACTTCAACTTGTCTGAATTTGACCAAATaactattgttgttattgtatcatatttaccACTGACTAATTGGAGTGGAAATTTTATGCAGGGAACAAGTGAAAATCCCTAGAGAAAAGCCATATATTTATCTCAAAggagaaggaaaaagaaaaacaaatgtgACATGGGATGGTCATGACTCTATTGCTACTGATGCTACATTCATATCTGAAGCTGATTATACACTTGTCAAAAGCATAACCTTTATAGTAAggaaacccccccccccccccaaccaaaaaaaataaattcaatttaATGAGACAttattcactactaaaaaatacGCAAATTTCTGACTGAATTCATAAGAAATTGACTTGTCAGAAACGTTTTCGATAATTTATCCATTGGAAACTCGTGTTTTTTCAGTGGTGGTTAGTATTTTTTATAAGCGTGGTGTCTGCGCTAGTTCGCACGCACCACTGGACCTTGATAATTATGGTGTTCGGGTCAACTTACACTCACCTCAATTAATTTTACGGAATACTTGCGACCTCCCACCAACAATATGGGCtagatagataaaaaaaaatcacctaatgCTTTTATTTCATCTGAGACGTCATGATTCTCAATTCACTTCATCGACCAACTTGGATgcggttaatttttttttggttgacaAGCTTTATGTGTATTATTTTTGTTCAGAATTCTTATAACATTCCTCCAAAAGTGAATGCTGTGATGCAAGCAGTGGCAGCAATGATTTCTGGAGATAAATCAACATTTTATAGATGTGGATTTATTGGAGTGCAAGATACATTGTGGGATGTACAAGGAAGACATTATTTCAAACTTTGCACTATTGTTGGAGCTGTTGATTTCATCTTTGGTGATGGCCAATCTATCTATGAGGTAAAATTGTTTGCAtcatattttgttttatttgttattatttataatagtaGACATGTTTGTTGTATGGCTAGGTAATTTAACTTGCCATAAAATTTGTCTCCGTGTCTGTTTGATCATgaataattttcattttttttctcgaAAAACTGTTTAAATATACAATTTTTataatctttgaaatttaacTTGAATTCGAATAACTCCAAAAAGTTGTTTTTTTTACATGTATATGCATGTACATAGGTTATGAATTCTAAAGTTATGGATATATAAACTATTGTGTATATGAATGTATATCATAGGTATAGTGTAATGTATACACAATATATACAGTTTGTAAATTAGATGGCCGAATGATTCTGACTCGTAATTAtcactattttttcttttacccTTTCCTAAGAGCTCCTATCCCTTTTGTTTTCTTGATGACTCGACTCCATAACCTCAGAGGTAAAGATGAAGGGTGTCAACCATTCGACCAACCCCTGTTGTCGACGTAgtgttttatttgtttttttactaatttgtttttttatatatgcAGAGATGTAGCATAGTAGTAAATGCAGG contains the following coding sequences:
- the LOC129873637 gene encoding probable pectinesterase 29; its protein translation is MVSFQRKQIINLPTVYVDQSGHGNYSTIQSAIESVPLYNQNWICIYIKAGAYREQVKIPREKPYIYLKGEGKRKTNVTWDGHDSIATDATFISEADYTLVKSITFINSYNIPPKVNAVMQAVAAMISGDKSTFYRCGFIGVQDTLWDVQGRHYFKLCTIVGAVDFIFGDGQSIYERCSIVVNAGGLNGIIGFITAQGRTRPKDQSGFVFKDCGVFGTGFTFLGRPWRDYARVLFYNCSMSNVVVSPGWAAWNFIGRENQLTFSEENCKGIGSNTTQRVSWTTKLSQQELQQLISLSFIDNEGWIMKQPLKVL
- the LOC129880954 gene encoding 60S ribosomal protein L13a-4-like, yielding MVSGSGISARRIVVDARHHMLGRLSSILAKELLNGQRVVVVRCEEICLSGGLVRQKMKYLRFLRKRMNTKPSHGPIHFRAPSKILWRTIRGMIPHKTKRGAAALARLKVYEGVPPPYDKIKRMVIPDALKVLRLQAGHKYCLLGKLSSEVGWNHYDTIKELENKRKERAQVAYERRKQLAKLRVKAEKAAEEKLGPQLAVIEPYKY